The region GCCCACCGCGAGCCCGGTCGTCCCGGTGCGGCCGAGCTCCTGGCCCTTCTGCACCGAGTCGCCCTCCTTCACCGAGAACGACGAGAGGTGGGCGTAGAGCGTCTGTAACCCCCAGCCGTGATCCAGAATCACCGCATTGCCGTAGATGGTGAGGGGGCCCGCGTAGAGCACGATGCCCGAATTCGCCGCGGGCACGGGGCTGTGCTTGAGCGAGGCGAGGTCATAGCCCAGGTGCACCTGGACGTCGATCTCGCGGCCCTCGTAGCGGTAGGAGCGCGTCTCCGCGAAGTTCGAGAACACCTTGGAGTTGTGGGGCTGGAGGAAGGGGCCTTCGAACAGGGGGCGCGGCTGGGTGCGGGTGGCGAGCTCGCGCTTCTTCTGCTCGGCGGCCTTGCGCTGATCCCGGTTGATGCGGAGGAATGCGGCGACGAGCGCCTCGCCCTGGGCGCTGGCCTGGTCGGGCAGGAGCTCCGCCACCTTCTCCTTGAGGAAGGCCTCCTTCACCTCGATCGCGTCCGTGGGGAATTTCCGCGCCTTGATCTCGGCGGCGACGGGCCGCGTGACCGCATTGCCCGCTTCGTCCTGCGCGAGCACGGAGATGGCGCCCCGCGGCGCGTCCCACGGCAGCGCCAGCAAGCCGACGAGGATGCCGGAGTCTGGCGGTCCCGCGGGGAATGCGGGGAAGAAGAGGCCGCCCGCGTTCACGCCCACCCGGGAGGCGCCCTTCGAGCGAAAGACCACGAGCCCGCCGCCGCCCTGGGCGAGGTAGCGGGTGTACGAGAGCACCTCCAGCGTGGGTGGGGTGAAGTCGAGCGTCACCGGGACGGTGAGCACCGGTCGATCGTCGACGCGGAGCGGCCGCCAGAAGCTGTCGCGGGCGCGGACCTCCAGCGTCGCCTGACCCTCGCGTAGTCCGGTGTTGCGTCCCTCGACGACGAGGTCGACCTTCTTCTCGGGACCGGGGGCGGCGAACGTCTGCGCCGCGAGCACCACCCGGCCCTGGCCCTGCACGAGGCGCACCTCCACGCTCAGGACGGAGCCGCGCTCCGCGCGGAGGCTCAGATTGAGCGGGGTCTTCACGCCGATGAAGCGCAGCGGGGGAACGATCTCGGCGTGGACTCCATGGACGGTCTGTCGCCAGGCGAGAATCGAGATCCCGACCACGATGAGGAGGGCGGGGAGGAGGACGAGGTAGAACCAGAACCGGGCGCCGATCCGAGCCACCTTGGGATCATACCGACGCGCGCGTCGAGCCGTCAATTTTCGTGCTAGAAGAAGCCATGGGAGCGCGCGTGGGTCGCGCCGCGGCGGCGCTCGGGCTCGCCGCGAGCGCGGGCGCGCACCTGCTGAGCTTCACGCCGCTGGGCGCCCGCGTACCCGACTCGTTCATCGTCGTGATCTTCGCTGGCGCGATCGTGCTGCTCCTTGTCATGCTCGCCCGGCTTCGCCGGCGCGTGGCGCCGGCCCGCG is a window of Candidatus Methylomirabilota bacterium DNA encoding:
- a CDS encoding M23 family metallopeptidase is translated as MARIGARFWFYLVLLPALLIVVGISILAWRQTVHGVHAEIVPPLRFIGVKTPLNLSLRAERGSVLSVEVRLVQGQGRVVLAAQTFAAPGPEKKVDLVVEGRNTGLREGQATLEVRARDSFWRPLRVDDRPVLTVPVTLDFTPPTLEVLSYTRYLAQGGGGLVVFRSKGASRVGVNAGGLFFPAFPAGPPDSGILVGLLALPWDAPRGAISVLAQDEAGNAVTRPVAAEIKARKFPTDAIEVKEAFLKEKVAELLPDQASAQGEALVAAFLRINRDQRKAAEQKKRELATRTQPRPLFEGPFLQPHNSKVFSNFAETRSYRYEGREIDVQVHLGYDLASLKHSPVPAANSGIVLYAGPLTIYGNAVILDHGWGLQTLYAHLSSFSVKEGDSVQKGQELGRTGTTGLAVGDHLHYEVLIHGISVTPIEWWDARWIRDHIGKPLRDAGLPTLVAGTQPAAGEEEQAPVKRRSRARGR